Proteins encoded together in one Kingella oralis window:
- a CDS encoding TonB-dependent siderophore receptor — protein MRSKHHHKIRTLALCLAALPAAAFAEDGNTATELENITVTAKKRSLKTENRNSYGVGALRSTTGLVLSPREVPQSVTVLTKKQLEDQGIMRLEDALKTATGINVFKSGTRTHFMSRGYFIEQIEEDGIAAQTGSPGGFGLGGPSGDPTTATDLAMYDRVEIVRGAAGLTQANNEPGGTVNLVRKKPTVQTQISADLLADRFGKINGVFDASGSLSPENGLRGRFVGSVTRNKTFQEGSHGRDYMLYGILEKDFGDTGKLTLSASHLDQMSRPDPDGLPLFADGSGFERKRYLGADWNTERQKKDTLFAEYEHYFNDNWKLDSKLDWRKTRGYKEYYTLGGGNRGIGADNLAGNNSFDRYDSSSRLFTFQNNLTGRFQAFGRSHDIFFAHTFAQEKDTSLNRWPASDRRKFNVNTFNGSEIAKPDWDAAGNSARGGEGRYKTHSFGAGFRINPLDNLHIIVGGRYTRWYRALDWDRNLKDRTPATTQELKRNRFVPYAGITFDLTPNQSLYAAYTSIFKQTMNRRADDSLLPPIMGKNYEIGWKGTWNGGRLNTSLAAYLTDKDNNNQRVNPPAGSGRQAYWTSLDQRSKGVEAEISGSITDRWNIFAGYTFNRSTNRNTIQENIASRQAGYNFSSHTPKHMFRLYTSYTLPFDSDKWTVGLGINSSSKSSTSGGTIRQGGYTVWNANLQYRPTKQIQLSLAVNNLTDKRYYANQYSRSFNSGNFYGEPRNVLLGFKWKM, from the coding sequence ATGCGCTCCAAACACCACCACAAAATCCGCACGCTCGCGCTGTGCCTTGCCGCGCTGCCCGCTGCCGCCTTTGCCGAAGATGGCAACACCGCAACCGAATTGGAAAACATTACCGTAACCGCCAAAAAACGCAGCCTGAAAACAGAAAACCGCAACAGCTACGGCGTGGGCGCGCTGCGCTCCACCACAGGCTTGGTGCTTTCACCGCGCGAAGTTCCGCAATCGGTAACCGTGCTGACTAAAAAGCAGCTTGAAGACCAAGGCATCATGCGCCTTGAAGATGCGCTGAAAACCGCCACAGGCATCAATGTATTCAAATCGGGCACGCGCACGCATTTTATGTCGCGCGGCTATTTTATTGAGCAGATTGAAGAAGACGGCATTGCCGCGCAAACTGGCTCACCAGGTGGCTTCGGTCTCGGCGGCCCCTCGGGCGACCCGACCACCGCCACCGACTTGGCGATGTATGACCGCGTAGAAATCGTGCGCGGCGCGGCAGGGCTAACGCAGGCGAACAACGAGCCGGGCGGAACGGTCAATCTCGTGCGTAAAAAACCGACCGTGCAAACGCAGATTTCCGCCGATCTTCTCGCCGACCGCTTCGGCAAAATCAACGGCGTGTTTGATGCTTCGGGCTCGCTCTCACCAGAAAACGGCCTGCGCGGACGCTTCGTTGGCTCGGTAACACGCAACAAAACTTTCCAAGAAGGCTCGCACGGCCGCGACTATATGCTGTACGGCATTTTGGAAAAAGACTTCGGCGACACAGGCAAGCTCACGTTAAGCGCAAGCCACCTTGACCAGATGAGCCGCCCCGACCCCGACGGCCTGCCGCTGTTTGCCGATGGCAGTGGCTTTGAGCGCAAACGCTATTTGGGCGCAGATTGGAACACCGAACGTCAGAAAAAAGACACGCTGTTTGCCGAATACGAACACTATTTCAACGACAACTGGAAACTGGACAGCAAACTAGACTGGCGCAAAACACGCGGTTATAAAGAGTATTACACGCTGGGCGGCGGCAACCGTGGCATCGGCGCAGACAACCTTGCTGGGAACAACAGCTTTGACCGCTACGACAGCAGCAGCCGTCTGTTCACCTTTCAAAACAACCTTACTGGTCGCTTCCAAGCCTTTGGTCGCAGCCACGACATCTTTTTCGCCCACACTTTCGCGCAAGAAAAAGACACCTCGCTTAACCGCTGGCCTGCAAGCGATCGCCGCAAATTTAATGTAAACACATTCAACGGCAGCGAAATCGCCAAACCCGATTGGGACGCAGCGGGAAACAGCGCACGCGGCGGCGAAGGCCGTTACAAAACCCATTCTTTCGGCGCAGGTTTCCGTATCAACCCGCTAGACAATCTGCACATTATTGTAGGCGGTCGTTATACCCGCTGGTATCGCGCCCTTGACTGGGACAGAAACCTCAAAGACCGCACTCCCGCCACCACGCAGGAGCTCAAACGCAACCGCTTTGTGCCCTACGCAGGCATCACGTTTGACCTGACACCTAACCAAAGCCTGTATGCCGCCTACACCTCCATTTTCAAACAAACCATGAACCGCCGCGCTGACGACAGCCTGCTGCCGCCGATTATGGGCAAAAACTACGAAATCGGCTGGAAAGGCACATGGAACGGAGGCCGCCTGAACACATCACTCGCCGCCTACCTCACCGACAAAGACAACAACAACCAGCGCGTCAACCCGCCTGCAGGCAGCGGTCGCCAAGCCTATTGGACTTCGCTTGACCAGCGCAGCAAAGGTGTGGAAGCTGAAATTTCAGGCAGCATCACCGACCGCTGGAACATCTTTGCTGGCTACACCTTCAATCGCAGCACCAACCGCAACACCATTCAGGAAAACATCGCCAGCAGGCAGGCGGGCTACAATTTCAGCAGCCACACGCCCAAGCATATGTTCCGCCTTTACACCAGCTACACGCTGCCCTTTGACAGCGACAAATGGACAGTTGGTCTCGGCATCAACAGCAGCAGCAAATCCAGCACCAGCGGCGGCACCATCCGCCAAGGCGGCTACACCGTGTGGAACGCCAATCTGCAATACCGCCCCACCAAGCAGATACAGTTGAGCCTTGCTGTGAACAACCTCACCGATAAACGCTACTATGCCAACCAATACAGCCGCAGCTTTAATAGCGGCAATTTCTACGGCGAACCGCGCAACGTGCTGCTTGGTTTTAAATGGAAAATGTAA